In the Acropora muricata isolate sample 2 chromosome 1, ASM3666990v1, whole genome shotgun sequence genome, one interval contains:
- the LOC136887768 gene encoding thiamine transporter 1-like → MESWAKATLLLCLYGFFKEMKPSEPFLTPYLKAPPMSLTEEQLNNQIYPFWTYAYLITLFLVFLITDLLRYKPVIIVEGLAYLVTRILLIWARGVLAMQFMQVVYGVATGAEVAYYSYIYAVVDRDHYQLVTSYTRAAVLVGRMISGVVGQILISLNVTNYLALNYISLGSVSIACCVSLLLPKASGNVFVRNAESEENQEQVDCFSSWKRTMLLMFEDLKLCYSNKELLRWSLWWAFATCGEFQVENYVQNLWDVIYPSQNHKVYNGGVTALSHLTGSSVAILLAYLKVNWSMFGEMCLGVVSIADAFFLFLSAQTSSIWLAYLMYICFRTAYTFLITIASLQIAKHVEMTRFALVFGINMFGALLLQTILTSIVVDKRGLNLPVVTQFVVYGSYFYIIGAVFLARAVYHMTRVGWHHCWRQRRTEFQRETLTDLSNTDEGDRENSLYTSFEPRPPDED, encoded by the exons ATGGAATCTTGGGCTAAAGCTACTTTGCTTCTTTGCCTCTATGGATTTTTCAAGGAAATGAAGCCATCGGAACCGTTTTTAACTCCTTATTTGAAGGCGCCTCCAATGAGTCTTACAGAAGAACAATTGAACAATCAGATCTATCCCTTCTGGACCTACGCGTATCTTATCACgcttttcttggtgtttttaATCACCGATCTTTTAAGATACAAACCGGTGATAATCGTTGAAGGCCTGGCGTATTTGGTGACTCGTATTCTTCTTATATGGGCAAGAGGAGTTCTTGCGATGCAGTTCATGCAAGTTGTGTATGGCGTAGCAACAGGAGCCGAGGTGGCATACTATTCTTACATTTATGCAGTTGTCGATCGAGATCATTACCAGTTGGTGACTAGTTACACCAGAGCTGCAGTTCTTGTTGGAAGAATGATCTCTGGAGTGGTTGGCCAGATCTTGATATCGCTGAATGTAACGAACTACCTGGCTTTGAACTACATTTCTTTAGGAAGTGTTTCAATTGCTTGTTGTGTGTCATTGCTTCTACCAAAGGCATCGGGGAATGTATTTGTTAGAAACGCAGAAAGTGAGGAAAACCAAGAGCAAGTCGACTGCTTTTCCTCTTGGAAGAGGACAATGCTTCTCATGTTTGAAGATCTTAAACTGTGCTATTCAAACAAGGAGCTCCTTCGATGGTCTCTGTGGTGGGCATTTGCAACGTGTGGTGAATTTCAAGTAGAAAATTATGTGCAAAACCTCTGGGATGTGATCTACCCTTCACAGAATCACAAAGTTTACAATGGTGGTGTTACTGCACTGTCGCATCTTACGGGATCTTCAGTGGCTATTTTGTTAGCATACTTGAAAGTGAACTGGTCAATGTTTGGGGAAATGTGCCTTGGTGTTGTGTCTATCGCAGATGCTTTCTTTCTGTTTCTCAGTGCTCAGACTAGTAGCATCTGGCTTGCATATCTCATGTACATCTGTTTCCGCACTGCTTATACTTTCCTCATAACTATAGCAAG TCTGCAGATTGCTAAACACGTGGAGATGACAAGATTTGCTTTGGTGTTTGGAATAAACATGTTTGGTGCTTTGCTCTTGCAAACAATTCTAACAAGTATTGTCGTGGACAAACGAGGACTGAACCTTCCAGTGGTTACACAG TTTGTTGTTTACGGAAGTTACTTCTACATCATTGGAGCTGTGTTCTTGGCCAGAGCTGTGTATCATATGACTCGAGTGGGATGGCACCATTGCTGGAGACAACGTCGCACAGAATTTCAACGTGAAACTCTGACTGACTTGTCAAACACAGATGAAGGAGATAGAGAGAATTCACTGTACACCTCGTTTGAGCCTAGACCTCCAGATGAGGACTGA